One part of the Methylobacterium terrae genome encodes these proteins:
- a CDS encoding lysine--tRNA ligase codes for MPAFSIDPALAEAAASASAWPFEEARKLVARLERTGKGEVLFETGYGPSGLPHIGTFGEVARTSMVRHAFRTLTNDSIPTRLVAFSDDMDGLRKVPENVPNKALLAENLNKPLTAVPDPFGTHDSFGAHNNAELRRFLDSFGFEYEFLSATECYRSGRFDATLLRVLERYDAVMAVMLPSLRAERSASYSPFLPLHPVTGHVMQVPIDEVKVSSGTIVWRDPQTGEAYETPVTGGHAKLQWKPDWAMRWVALGVDYEMAGKDLIDSVKLSGQIARALGAEPPEGFNYELFLDEKGQKISKSKGNGLTIDEWLAYGTPESLALFMYNKPREAKRLHFDVIPRHVDDYLSFLEKFPGQEPKLKLGNPTWHLHAGTPPEPERVGNSGAIPFAMLLNLVAVANAEDPAVLWGFIRRYAPEASPETHPRLDRLVHHAVRYFRDFVRPAKTYRAPSAEEAVALTDLSETLAGQAGSTDPEALQAAVYEVGRRHFPDLSGKSKSPDGRPGVSQTWFTTLYGILLGEARGPRFGSFVALYGVGETRALIARALSGALAEEHAAFLESRRAPEAA; via the coding sequence ATGCCCGCATTCAGCATCGATCCCGCCCTGGCGGAGGCCGCCGCCTCCGCGTCCGCCTGGCCCTTCGAGGAGGCGCGCAAGCTCGTCGCCCGGCTGGAACGGACGGGCAAAGGCGAGGTGCTGTTCGAGACCGGCTACGGTCCCTCGGGCCTGCCGCATATCGGCACCTTCGGCGAGGTCGCCCGCACCTCCATGGTGCGCCACGCCTTCCGCACGCTGACCAACGACAGCATCCCGACCCGCCTCGTCGCCTTCTCGGACGACATGGACGGCCTGCGCAAGGTGCCGGAGAACGTGCCGAACAAGGCGCTGCTGGCGGAGAACCTCAACAAGCCACTGACCGCGGTGCCGGACCCGTTCGGCACCCATGACAGCTTCGGCGCCCACAACAACGCCGAGCTGCGCCGCTTCCTCGATTCGTTCGGCTTCGAGTACGAGTTCCTGTCGGCGACCGAGTGCTACCGCTCGGGCCGCTTCGACGCGACGCTCCTGCGGGTGCTGGAGCGCTACGACGCCGTGATGGCGGTGATGCTGCCGTCCTTGCGCGCCGAGCGCTCGGCCTCCTACTCGCCGTTCCTGCCGCTCCACCCGGTCACCGGGCACGTGATGCAGGTGCCGATCGACGAGGTGAAGGTGTCCTCGGGCACCATCGTGTGGCGCGATCCCCAGACGGGCGAGGCCTACGAGACCCCGGTCACCGGCGGCCACGCCAAGCTGCAGTGGAAGCCCGACTGGGCGATGCGCTGGGTCGCGCTCGGCGTCGATTACGAGATGGCCGGCAAGGACCTGATCGATTCGGTCAAGCTCTCCGGGCAGATCGCCCGGGCGCTCGGCGCCGAGCCGCCGGAAGGCTTCAACTACGAGCTGTTCCTCGACGAGAAGGGCCAGAAGATCTCGAAGTCGAAGGGCAACGGGCTCACCATCGACGAGTGGCTGGCCTACGGCACGCCCGAGAGCCTGGCTCTGTTCATGTACAACAAGCCGCGGGAGGCCAAGCGTCTGCACTTCGACGTCATCCCGCGGCACGTCGACGACTACCTGTCCTTCCTGGAGAAGTTTCCGGGCCAGGAACCGAAGCTGAAGCTCGGCAACCCGACCTGGCACCTGCACGCCGGCACCCCGCCGGAGCCGGAGCGGGTGGGGAATAGCGGGGCGATCCCGTTCGCGATGCTGCTCAACCTCGTGGCGGTGGCCAATGCCGAGGATCCGGCGGTGCTGTGGGGCTTCATCCGCCGCTACGCGCCCGAGGCCTCGCCCGAGACGCATCCGCGCCTCGACCGTCTGGTCCACCACGCCGTGCGCTACTTCCGCGATTTCGTGCGCCCGGCCAAGACCTACCGGGCCCCGAGCGCGGAGGAGGCGGTCGCCCTCACCGACCTGTCGGAGACGCTCGCCGGGCAAGCCGGCTCGACCGATCCGGAGGCGCTGCAGGCGGCGGTCTACGAGGTCGGGCGGCGCCACTTCCCCGACCTGTCGGGCAAGTCGAAGAGCCCGGACGGGCGGCCCGGCGTGTCCCAGACCTGGTTCACCACGCTCTACGGCATCCTGCTCGGCGAGGCGCGGGGCCCGCGCTTCGGCTCCTTCGTCGCCCTCTACGGCGTCGGGGAGACCCGGGCGCTGATCGCCCGCGCCCTGTCGGGGGCGCTCGCCGAGGAGCACGCGGCGTTCCTGGAGAGCCGCAGGGCTCCGGAAGCGGCCTGA
- a CDS encoding LLM class flavin-dependent oxidoreductase yields MPPLSILDLAPIPQGSTPGDALRNTLDLAQHADRWGFTRYWVAEHHNMTGIASAATSVVVGYIAGGTHRIRVGAGGIMLPNHSPMVIAEQFGTLAELYPGRIDLGLGRAPGTDQRTLRALRRDPAASDHFPQDVLELQTLLGPLDAGRVIQAVPGTGTNVPLWILGSSLFGAQLAAMLGLPYAFASHFAPDALMQALEVYRARFEPSGQLAKPHAMVGVNVIAAETDGEARRLFTSAQQAFTNIFRGTRGQLPPPIDDIEAYWSGHEKVQASGMLACSVVGSAETVRRGLDAIAARTGADELMVAAAIYDHRARLRSYEILADIMAGPRAAGAPAREPAHA; encoded by the coding sequence ATGCCGCCACTCTCGATCCTCGACCTCGCGCCGATCCCGCAGGGGTCCACGCCCGGCGACGCGTTGCGCAACACCCTCGATCTGGCGCAGCACGCCGATCGCTGGGGCTTCACCCGCTACTGGGTGGCCGAGCACCACAACATGACGGGCATCGCCAGCGCGGCGACCTCGGTGGTGGTGGGCTACATCGCCGGGGGCACGCACCGCATCCGGGTCGGGGCGGGCGGCATCATGCTGCCGAACCACTCGCCGATGGTGATCGCCGAGCAGTTCGGCACCCTCGCCGAGCTCTATCCGGGCCGCATCGATCTCGGCCTCGGCCGCGCGCCCGGGACCGACCAGCGCACGCTGCGGGCGCTGCGCCGCGATCCGGCGGCCTCCGACCACTTCCCGCAGGACGTGCTGGAGCTCCAGACCCTGCTCGGGCCGCTCGATGCCGGGCGGGTGATCCAGGCGGTGCCGGGGACGGGCACCAACGTGCCGTTGTGGATCCTCGGCTCGAGCCTGTTCGGGGCGCAGCTCGCGGCGATGCTCGGCCTGCCTTACGCCTTCGCCTCGCATTTCGCGCCCGACGCGCTGATGCAGGCGCTCGAGGTCTACCGCGCCCGCTTCGAGCCCTCGGGCCAGCTGGCGAAGCCCCACGCCATGGTCGGCGTCAACGTGATCGCGGCGGAGACCGACGGCGAGGCGCGCCGCCTCTTCACCTCGGCGCAGCAGGCCTTCACCAACATCTTCCGGGGCACCCGCGGCCAGCTGCCGCCGCCGATCGACGACATCGAGGCCTACTGGTCGGGCCACGAGAAGGTGCAGGCCTCCGGCATGCTCGCCTGCTCGGTGGTCGGCTCGGCCGAGACGGTGCGCCGCGGCCTCGACGCGATCGCGGCCCGCACGGGGGCCGACGAGCTGATGGTGGCCGCCGCGATCTACGACCACCGGGCGCGCTTACGCTCCTACGAGATCCTGGCGGACATCATGGCCGGTCCGCGGGCGGCCGGGGCGCCGGCACGCGAACCCGCGCACGCATAA
- a CDS encoding SDR family NAD(P)-dependent oxidoreductase, with translation MTDRPSAGLFDLTGRVAVVTGGNGGIGLGMAEALAAAGCAVSIWGRDGEKNRRALERLATAGSPVAAETCDVADADAVQRAFDATLARFGRVDGMFANAGVAGGGRRSFLERGADEWRRTFAVNLDGVVASFQVAARHMAERAGSGDGFGRLVATSSVASLLGAARNEHYGATKGALNAMVRALAVELARYDVTANAILPGWIESDMTAGLMANEKFVTFNLPRIPARRFGRPEDFGGIAVYLMSGASAYHTGQVLVIDGGYTVA, from the coding sequence ATGACCGACAGACCTTCGGCGGGCTTGTTCGATCTCACCGGCCGGGTGGCGGTGGTCACCGGCGGCAATGGCGGCATCGGGCTCGGGATGGCCGAGGCTCTCGCCGCGGCCGGCTGCGCGGTCTCGATCTGGGGCCGCGACGGGGAGAAGAACCGCCGCGCGCTGGAGCGCCTCGCCACCGCGGGCAGCCCGGTCGCGGCGGAGACCTGCGACGTCGCCGACGCGGATGCGGTGCAGCGCGCCTTCGACGCGACGCTCGCGCGTTTCGGCCGGGTGGACGGGATGTTCGCCAATGCCGGCGTAGCGGGAGGCGGGCGGCGCTCGTTCCTGGAGCGGGGCGCGGACGAGTGGCGGCGCACCTTCGCGGTCAACCTCGACGGGGTGGTGGCGAGCTTCCAGGTCGCCGCCCGGCACATGGCCGAGCGAGCCGGCAGCGGCGACGGCTTCGGGCGGCTCGTCGCCACGTCGAGCGTCGCCTCGCTCCTCGGGGCGGCCCGCAACGAGCATTACGGGGCCACCAAGGGGGCGCTCAACGCGATGGTCCGCGCGCTCGCGGTCGAGCTCGCCCGTTACGACGTGACCGCCAACGCGATCCTGCCGGGCTGGATCGAGAGCGACATGACGGCGGGCCTGATGGCGAACGAGAAGTTCGTGACCTTCAACCTGCCGCGCATCCCCGCCCGCCGCTTCGGCCGGCCGGAGGATTTCGGCGGCATCGCCGTCTACCTGATGAGCGGGGCGTCGGCCTACCATACCGGCCAGGTGCTGGTGATCGATGGCGGCTACACGGTCGCGTGA
- a CDS encoding SDR family NAD(P)-dependent oxidoreductase — MARFTDKAVLVTGAGSGIGRASALLFAREGAAVALVDRDAAGVEESAALIAAQGGRALALAGDAGREADVTGFLGAAERAFGRLDAIHANAGIGGGTVPFTEQSVALWEEVLRVNLIGAFLAIKHGGPLLLRHGGGAIVCTASVAGLRANAAGAAYSASKAGVISLVQTAADAFAGSGLRINAVCPGLIETGMTAGLFAAARAKGKQDRIGQLNPSRRAGLPEEVAAAAVFLASDEASYVNGQALSVDGGLSSTHPFVPRMPRV; from the coding sequence ATGGCACGGTTCACCGACAAGGCGGTCCTCGTCACCGGCGCCGGCAGCGGCATCGGCCGCGCCTCCGCCCTGCTGTTTGCCCGCGAGGGCGCGGCGGTCGCATTGGTCGACCGCGACGCGGCCGGGGTCGAGGAGAGTGCGGCGCTGATCGCGGCGCAGGGCGGCCGGGCGCTCGCGCTCGCAGGCGATGCCGGCCGCGAGGCCGACGTGACCGGCTTCCTCGGCGCCGCCGAGCGGGCCTTCGGCCGGCTCGACGCCATCCACGCCAATGCGGGGATCGGCGGCGGCACCGTGCCGTTCACCGAGCAGAGCGTCGCGCTCTGGGAGGAGGTCCTGCGGGTCAACCTGATCGGCGCCTTCCTGGCGATCAAGCACGGGGGTCCCCTGCTCCTGCGCCACGGCGGCGGGGCGATCGTCTGCACCGCCTCCGTCGCGGGCCTGCGCGCCAACGCGGCGGGCGCCGCCTACAGCGCCAGCAAGGCCGGGGTGATCAGCCTGGTCCAGACCGCGGCCGACGCCTTCGCGGGCTCGGGCTTGCGGATCAACGCCGTCTGCCCGGGCCTGATCGAGACCGGCATGACGGCTGGCCTGTTCGCCGCCGCGCGGGCGAAGGGCAAACAGGATCGCATCGGCCAGCTCAACCCCTCGCGCCGGGCGGGCCTGCCGGAGGAGGTCGCTGCCGCGGCGGTGTTCCTGGCGAGCGACGAGGCCTCGTACGTCAACGGCCAGGCGCTCAGCGTCGATGGCGGGCTGTCGAGCACGCATCCGTTCGTGCCGCGGATGCCGAGGGTCTGA
- a CDS encoding transporter substrate-binding domain-containing protein: MAALLILAAGAVPATSPAAAEAVTIPNFWNPRARLERPEPPQTTRPVRFLTDDEYPPLHFAGPDGNPTGFSVELARAACEKLGLTCTVQVRRFDTLLDALQANQGDVVAAAVPLNPSLRVGHRATRPYFRWPARFAVRGDKGLPAPDVKAVAEHPTGVVSGTAHEAYLRRFFHVEPKTYPDLATAEAALRRGEIEYLFGDGLALALWIGGTDAAGCCAFVGGDYLENRYFGEGIGFVTRKEDEVLARALDDALQRLWDEGKYAELYLRFFPVSPF; this comes from the coding sequence ATGGCAGCCCTGCTGATCCTGGCCGCCGGTGCGGTCCCGGCGACGTCGCCGGCCGCCGCCGAGGCGGTGACGATCCCGAACTTCTGGAACCCCCGCGCCCGGCTGGAGCGGCCGGAGCCGCCGCAGACCACCCGGCCGGTCCGCTTCCTCACCGACGACGAGTACCCGCCGCTGCACTTCGCCGGGCCGGACGGCAACCCGACGGGTTTTTCCGTCGAGCTCGCCCGGGCGGCGTGCGAGAAGCTCGGCCTGACCTGCACCGTGCAGGTGCGCCGGTTCGACACCCTCCTCGACGCGCTCCAGGCCAACCAGGGCGACGTGGTGGCGGCCGCCGTTCCGCTCAACCCCTCCCTGCGCGTCGGGCACCGCGCGACCCGGCCGTATTTCCGCTGGCCCGCCCGCTTCGCGGTGCGCGGCGACAAGGGGCTGCCCGCCCCCGACGTGAAGGCGGTCGCCGAGCACCCGACCGGGGTGGTCTCGGGCACCGCGCACGAGGCCTATCTGCGCCGCTTCTTCCACGTCGAGCCGAAGACCTACCCGGACCTCGCCACCGCCGAGGCGGCCCTGCGCCGGGGCGAGATCGAGTACCTGTTCGGCGACGGGCTGGCGCTGGCGCTCTGGATCGGCGGCACCGACGCGGCCGGGTGCTGCGCGTTCGTCGGCGGCGACTACCTGGAGAACCGCTACTTCGGCGAGGGCATCGGCTTCGTCACCCGCAAGGAGGACGAGGTCCTGGCCCGCGCCCTCGACGACGCGCTCCAGCGCCTGTGGGACGAGGGCAAGTACGCCGAACTGTACCTGCGGTTCTTCCCGGTGAGCCCGTTCTGA
- a CDS encoding glycosyltransferase family 2 protein — MFVEVRSPHGAAVTLPGELAFLLGQGVDLGLVRHAAALARREGTEPVAALLRAGLMSEADYYAALARALGRPFRGDGLALHPGARFPDDIRLGAAIGARGEVFLAPPPAAVGALLVAGAPPGAVLTTPAALAAAVLGTAGPRAAARAAEALEVRAPDWAYRPGLHPGQILALMLGLSAALLLLDAASWLQLIALALLNAAVLAVIVFRLAAPLLRPDPLPALAPVPDAELPVYTVLVALYRETGVVPRLVSALARLDYPASKLDLKFVIEADDAATAAALRALPLPARFEIVTAPAGLPRTKPRALNVALPLARGAHLVVYDAEDVPDPGQLRAAAALFRAGPGRLACLQGRLVIDNTEDSWITRCFTLEYAALFDVVLPLLTAAHLPVPLGGTTTHFRTQILRELYGWDAWNVTEDADLGLRLALAGYRVGDLPLATLEEAPAAFRPWLRQRVRWMKGFVQTTITHSRHPVRALRRLGPLGLLCAVAMVPGTVVCALAYPFGIALAAWHVAAGPLPAVPDVLANLVTGTGAAVFLAGLVAMGWPPLVGCRRRGWPGLAPWVLMLPVYYGLVSLAAWLGLVELLLAPYRWNKTEHGLAATSRTGAMKRRA; from the coding sequence ATGTTCGTCGAGGTCCGGTCCCCGCACGGCGCCGCCGTCACGCTGCCGGGCGAGCTCGCCTTCCTGCTCGGCCAGGGCGTCGATCTCGGGCTCGTGCGCCACGCCGCCGCCCTGGCCCGGCGGGAGGGCACGGAACCGGTGGCGGCCCTGCTGCGGGCCGGACTGATGAGCGAGGCCGACTATTACGCCGCCCTCGCCCGGGCGCTCGGCCGGCCGTTCCGCGGCGACGGCCTCGCCCTGCATCCCGGGGCCCGCTTTCCCGACGACATCCGTCTCGGCGCCGCGATCGGCGCGCGCGGCGAGGTCTTCCTCGCTCCGCCGCCCGCGGCTGTCGGCGCGCTCCTCGTCGCGGGTGCGCCGCCGGGAGCAGTGCTCACCACGCCGGCGGCGCTCGCGGCGGCGGTGCTCGGCACCGCCGGTCCCCGCGCCGCGGCCCGGGCCGCCGAGGCGCTGGAGGTGCGCGCACCCGACTGGGCCTATCGTCCGGGCCTGCATCCGGGGCAGATCCTCGCCCTGATGCTCGGGCTTTCCGCCGCCCTGCTTCTCCTCGACGCCGCGTCCTGGCTGCAGCTCATCGCCCTCGCGCTCCTCAACGCGGCCGTCCTGGCGGTGATCGTCTTCCGCCTCGCCGCGCCGCTGCTGCGGCCCGATCCCCTGCCGGCGCTCGCCCCCGTGCCGGACGCCGAGCTGCCGGTCTACACCGTGCTGGTGGCGCTCTACCGCGAGACCGGGGTGGTGCCGCGGCTGGTGAGCGCGCTCGCCCGCCTCGACTACCCGGCCTCGAAGCTCGACCTGAAATTCGTGATCGAGGCCGACGACGCGGCGACGGCCGCGGCGCTTCGCGCCCTGCCGCTGCCGGCCCGGTTCGAGATCGTGACGGCGCCGGCCGGGCTGCCGCGCACCAAGCCGCGGGCCCTGAACGTCGCCCTGCCGCTCGCCCGCGGCGCGCATCTCGTGGTCTACGACGCCGAGGACGTGCCGGATCCGGGCCAGCTCAGGGCCGCCGCCGCCCTGTTCCGCGCCGGCCCGGGGAGGCTCGCCTGCCTGCAGGGCCGGCTGGTGATCGACAACACCGAGGATTCCTGGATCACCCGTTGCTTCACCCTCGAATACGCGGCCCTGTTCGACGTGGTCCTGCCGCTGCTGACGGCGGCGCACCTGCCGGTGCCGCTCGGCGGCACCACCACCCATTTCCGCACGCAGATCTTGCGCGAGCTGTACGGCTGGGACGCCTGGAACGTCACCGAGGACGCCGATCTCGGCCTGCGCCTCGCGCTCGCCGGGTACCGGGTCGGCGATTTGCCGCTCGCGACCCTGGAGGAGGCCCCCGCCGCCTTCCGCCCGTGGCTGCGCCAGCGCGTCCGCTGGATGAAGGGCTTCGTCCAGACCACGATCACCCACAGCCGACACCCGGTCCGGGCGCTCCGGCGCCTCGGCCCCCTCGGCCTGCTCTGCGCCGTCGCGATGGTGCCCGGCACGGTGGTCTGCGCCCTCGCCTACCCGTTCGGGATCGCGCTCGCGGCCTGGCACGTCGCCGCCGGGCCGCTGCCGGCGGTGCCGGACGTCCTCGCCAACCTGGTGACGGGGACCGGCGCCGCCGTCTTCCTGGCGGGGCTCGTGGCGATGGGGTGGCCGCCCCTCGTCGGCTGCCGGCGGCGGGGCTGGCCCGGGCTCGCCCCCTGGGTGCTGATGCTGCCGGTCTATTACGGCCTCGTCAGCCTGGCGGCCTGGCTCGGCCTCGTCGAGCTGCTGCTCGCGCCCTACCGCTGGAACAAGACCGAGCACGGCCTCGCTGCCACCTCCCGCACCGGGGCG